A genomic stretch from Xiphophorus maculatus strain JP 163 A chromosome 16, X_maculatus-5.0-male, whole genome shotgun sequence includes:
- the LOC102223984 gene encoding solute carrier family 25 member 38-A-like, producing the protein MELSLAHPAVKAFVCGSFSGTCSTLLFQPLDLVKTRLQTSQSGMQPGSSRVGMTSVLLGVVRTERLLGLWKGASPSFVRTIPGVGIYFSSYHSLKQHFFQDSRPGAAQAVMLGGGARTVAGVVMLPITVIKTRFECGRYSYVSVSGALRSVCRSEGPAALFSGLMATLLRDVPFSGIYVMFYSQTKASLPPEISLSPSAPVANFSCGVLSGVLASLVTQPADVVKTHVQVNPQLRTTEAVRHIYTAHGLQGFFRGAVPRCLRRTMMAAMAWTVYEQMMAHVGLKS; encoded by the exons ATGGAACTGTCACTG GCTCACCCGGCCGTCAAAGCCTTCGTGTGTGGCTCCTTCAGTGGGACCTGCTCCACCCTGCTCTTCCAGCCTCTGGACCTGGTCAAGACCCGCCTGCAGACCTCGCAGAGTGGCATGCAGCCGGG GTCGAGTCGGGTCGGGATGACGTCGGTGCTCCTCGGTGTGGTGCGGACGGAGCGGCTGCTGGGGCTGTGGAAGGGCGCTTCTCCG tCGTTCGTCCGGACCATCCCAGGAGTGGGAATCTACTTCAGCTCCTATCACTCCCTGAAGCAGCACTTCTTCCAGGACAGCAGGCCGGGAGCGGCGCAGGCCGTGATGCTGGGAGGCGGGGCCCGGACCGTGGCGGGGGTTGTGATGCTGCCGATCACCGTCATCAAGACGCGATTCGAG TGCGGCAGGTACAGCTACGTGAGCGTGAGCGGCGCGCTGCGCAGCGTGTGTCGGAGCGAAGGCCCCGCCGCTCTGTTCTCTGGCCTCATGGCCACCCTGCTCAGGGACGTTCCTTTCTCTGGGATCTACGTCATGTTCTACAGCCAGACCAAGGCCTCGCTGCCGCCAG AGATCAGTTTGTCTCCTTCGGCTCCTGTGGCTAACTTCAGCTGTGGGGTTCTGTCCGGTGTTCTGGCCTCTCTGGTCACGCAGCCAGCCGACGTCGTAAAGACGCACGTCCAGGTGAACCCCCAGCTGAGGACGACGGAGGCCGTCAGACACATCTACACG GCTCACGGCCTCCAAGGCTTCTTCAGGGGAGCGGTTCCTCGGTGTCTGAGGAGGACCATGATGGCCGCCATGGCCTGGACTGTGTACGAGCAGATGATGGCGCACGTCGGACTCAAGTCCTGA